From one Humulus lupulus chromosome 8, drHumLupu1.1, whole genome shotgun sequence genomic stretch:
- the LOC133794170 gene encoding vesicle-associated protein 4-2-like: MAVADQKSSSSSSSTSADGKLWGFLKRPFRPSATATTNTSNFSSSSSSQHNHHNLNHNHNNTNTNAHHPHNSNSYLEASNLHTTNNPVSSVARSLLPTRRRLKLDPSNKLYFPCEPGKQVRSAIKIKNSSKSHVAFKFQTTAPKSCFMRPPGAILAPGESLIATVFKFVELPENNEKLVDQKSRVKFKIMSLKVKGPMDYVPELFDEQKDQVAIERILRVVFLDPERPSPTLEKLKRQLAEADAALEARKKPTEDAGPKIIGEGLVIDEWKERRERYLARQQVEGLDSV; encoded by the exons ATGGCTGTAGCTGACCAAAAGTCGTCTTCGTCTTCGTCTTCCACCTCCGCCGACGGTAAACTATGGGGCTTCTTGAAGAGGCCTTTTCGTCCATCGGCGACCGCCACCACCAATACCAGCAATTTCTCGTCGTCGTCTTCCTCccaacataatcatcataatctcaatCACAATCATAATAATACTAATACTAATGCTCATCATCCCCACAACTCAAACTCATACCTCGAAGCTTCCAACCTTCACACCACCAACAATCCGGTTTCTTCCGTCGCCAGGTCGTTGCTCCCAACTCGGCGTCGCCTCAAGCTCGATCCCTCCAATAAGCTCTACTTTCCTT GTGAACCTGGTAAACAAGTTAGGAGTgccattaaaataaaaaactcgAGCAAATCCCATGTAGCATTCAAG TTTCAAACTACTGCACCAAAAAGTTGCTTTATGCGTCCTCCTGGAGCTATTCTTGCTCCTGGCGAGAGTCTCATTGCAACTG TGTTCAAGTTCGTGGAGCTTCCTGAGAACAATGAAAAGCTGGTTGACCAAAAGAGCAGGGTTAAGTTTAAAATCATGAGCCTGAAGGTGAAAGGACCAATGGATTATGTACCCGAGCTT TTCGATGAGCAGAAGGATCAAGTTGCTATAGAACGGATACTACGGGTTGTTTTTCTAGATCCAGAGCGCCCTAGTCCG ACTTTGGAAAAGTTGAAACGCCAATTAGCTGAAGCTGACGCTGCGCTTGAGGCACGCAAGAAGCCAACAGAAGATGCAGGTCCAAAGATTATTGGAGAAGGGCTTGTAATAGACGAATGG AAAGAGCGAAGGGAAAGATATCTTGCTCGACAGCAGGTCGAAGGACTGGACTCAGTGTAA